In a genomic window of Helianthus annuus cultivar XRQ/B chromosome 10, HanXRQr2.0-SUNRISE, whole genome shotgun sequence:
- the LOC110885195 gene encoding probable CDP-diacylglycerol--inositol 3-phosphatidyltransferase 2, whose amino-acid sequence MASKSRPRTISVYLYIPNIIGYIRILLNCYAFAICFTNKELFSVLYFISFVCDALDGWFARKFNQVSTFGAVLDMVTDRISTACLLVILSQVYRPSFVFLSLLALDIASHWFQMYSTFLVGKSNHKDVKDSTSWLFKLYYGNRMFMGYCCVACELLYIILFLLAKESEKMTDVLLDAAKQNIIYSALLAFLLFGWATKQLVNVIQMKTAADLCVLYDLNKKQNK is encoded by the exons ATGGCATCCAAATCAAGACCAAGAACAATAAGCGTGTATCTTTACATCCCAAACATCATTG GGTACATAAGAATTCTGTTGAACTGTTATGCCTTTGCGATATGCTTTACCAATAAGGAGCTTTTTTCGGTCCTTTATTTCATCAG CTTTGTTTGTGATGCCTTGGATGGTTGGTTTGCTCGCAAATTTAATCAAG TTTCAACATTCGGGGCGGTTCTGGACATGGTCACAGATAG GATAAGCACTGCTTGTCTGCTAGTTATTCTCTCTCAAGTCTACAGACCGAGCTTTGTATTCCTGTCGCTGCTTGCGTTAGATATTGCAAGCCATTGGTTTCAGATGTACAG TACTTTCTTGGTTGGAAAATCGAATCATAAAGACGTGAAAGACAGCACCAGTTGGTTATTTAAGTTATACTATGGAAACAGGATGTTTATGGGATACTGCTGTGTAGCTTGCGAG CTTCTTTACATCATTTTGTTTCTTCTAGCAAAGGAGTCGGAAAAGATGACCGAT GTTTTGCTGGACGCTGcaaaacaaaatataatatattctGCATTACTTGCGTTTCTTCTGTTTGGATGGGCAACCAAACAGCTAGTCAATGTTATACAG ATGAAGACGGCAGCAGATTTATGTGTGCTATACGACCTCAACAAAAAGCAGAATAAGTAG
- the LOC110881816 gene encoding uncharacterized protein LOC110881816, with protein sequence MTSGKELTLTNVLYVTEIRKNLMSGWMLNKFGSRLVFESDNFVLSRRGMLVGKSYTLNVGYVRSKENIADPLTKGLSKDKVYKSSRGMGLKPIEEENMRET encoded by the exons ATGACGTCTGGCAAGGAGCTTACTTTGACCAATGTGCTTTATGTCACAGAGATACGGAAGAATCTCATGTCGGGATGgatgctcaacaagtttggatCTCGTCTAGTGTTTGAATCGGACAATTTTGTTCTTTCTAGACGTGGAATGCTTGTTGGAAAGAGCTATACCCTTAATG TTGGCTATGTTAGGTCAAAGGAGAACATTGCTGACCCGttaacaaaaggcttaagcaaaGATAAGGTGTATAagtcgtcaagaggaatgggactaaagcccataGAAGAAgagaatatgagggaaacctaa